A single genomic interval of Spirosoma taeanense harbors:
- a CDS encoding response regulator, which yields METPKRYVGTPVVFIADDQPDDQYLYRQAFSEACPTAVLYFFVDKAELLAALRGDVYPRPSLLIMDWNMISCKGYAALAELAQTPDWRTISVAILASSDRPVDEDRCQQFGCELILPKETQHEKLVGQLAGLIQAFA from the coding sequence ATGGAAACCCCTAAACGTTACGTCGGAACCCCGGTTGTATTCATTGCCGACGATCAGCCCGATGATCAGTATCTGTATCGGCAGGCATTCAGTGAAGCCTGCCCCACGGCCGTTTTGTATTTTTTCGTGGATAAGGCGGAGCTGCTGGCGGCTCTGCGGGGCGATGTGTATCCCAGACCTTCCCTGCTGATTATGGACTGGAATATGATTAGCTGTAAAGGATACGCGGCTCTGGCTGAGCTGGCGCAGACGCCCGACTGGCGAACGATTTCGGTGGCTATCCTGGCAAGTTCCGATCGACCGGTTGACGAAGATAGATGCCAGCAATTCGGCTGTGAGTTAATCCTGCCTAAGGAAACACAGCACGAGAAACTGGTTGGTCAACTCGCGGGTCTGATACAGGCTTTCGCCTGA